A stretch of the Janthinobacterium sp. B9-8 genome encodes the following:
- the ftsB gene encoding cell division protein FtsB, translating into MRLLAIIFSIMIAALQWPLWVGKGSWLRVWQLDHQLVEKKQHNEKLKERNDALDADVRDLKTGSDAIEERGRNELGMIRQDEVFFQVLDKNHPALTATPQSPPADH; encoded by the coding sequence ATGCGCCTGCTTGCTATTATCTTTTCTATTATGATTGCCGCTTTGCAATGGCCTCTTTGGGTTGGCAAGGGGAGTTGGTTGCGCGTTTGGCAGCTTGATCATCAGTTAGTCGAAAAAAAACAACATAATGAAAAACTAAAAGAGCGCAACGATGCATTAGATGCTGATGTGCGCGATTTAAAAACCGGATCAGATGCAATTGAAGAGCGCGGCCGTAACGAGCTAGGCATGATTCGGCAAGATGAAGTGTTTTTTCAGGTCTTAGATAAAAATCACCCCGCCTTAACGGCCACCCCTCAGTCGCCCCCAGCCGATCACTAG